The following are encoded together in the Humulus lupulus chromosome 5, drHumLupu1.1, whole genome shotgun sequence genome:
- the LOC133778026 gene encoding beta-amylase 3, chloroplastic-like produces the protein MALTLRSSTSFLNLKETIGLRTPEELFSGSVCFAQIKPMCRVRAKNSIQAAHQISHETVFTSEKRVEKLHAFSAPHATQNDTRVPVFVMLPLDTVGHGGHMNKARAMNASLKAMKSAGVEGIMVDAWWGLVEKDGPLQYNWEGYAEIVQMAQKHGLKLQVVMSFHQCGGNVGDSCSIPLPPWVLEEISKNPDIVYTDRSGRRNPEYISLGCDAMPILRGRTPIQVYSDFMRSFRDRFSDYLGEVIVEVQVGMGPCGELRYPSYPESNGTWRFPGIGEFQCYDKYMRASLQASASAIGKMDWGKSGPHDSAKYSQFPEESEFFRRDGTWNTGYGQFFLEWYSKKLLVHGDDILAAAQGVFRGTGAKLSGKIAGIHWHYNTRSHAAELTAGYYNTRHQDGYLPIAQMFGRHDAVFNFTCMEMKDGEQPGHANCSPEGLVRQVKRATKLARVELAGENALERYDPSAFGQVVDTSRSDSGNALCAFTYLRMNKRLFEPENWRNLVNFVRNMSEGGRNKRICEEFDFTGSELYVGYVKANSVNKAKEAALV, from the exons atggcTTTAACACTACGTTCATCAACTTCTTTTCTTAATCTTAAGGAGACCATAGGCTTGAGAACACCGGAAGAGTTGTTTTCAGGCTCGGTTTGCTTTGCTCAAATCAAGCCGATGTGTCGTGTTAGAGCAAAGAATTCAATCCAAGCGGCTCATCAAATCTCTCATGAAACTGTCTTCACAAGTGAGAAAAGAGTAGAGAAGCTCCATGCATTTTCTGCTCCTCATGCTACCCAAAACGACACAAGAGTGCCTGTTTTTGTTATGCTTCCATTGGATACAGTGGGTCATGGTGGGCACATGAACAAGGCAAGAGCCATGAATGCTAGTCTCAAGGCCATGAAGAGTGCAGGAGTTGAAGGAATCATGGTTGATGCTTGGTGGGGCTTGGTGGAGAAAGATGGACCTCTTCAGTACAACTGGGAAGGCTATGCTGAGATTGTTCAGATGGCTCAAAAGCATGGCTTGAAGCTTCAAGTTGTTATGTCGTTCCATCAGTGCGGAGGAAATGTTGGAGACTCATGCAG TATTCCTCTACCTCCATGGGTGCTTGAAGAGATCAGCAAGAACCCGGATATTGTTTACACAGACAGGTCAGGAAGGAGAAACCCAGAGTACATATCCTTAGGCTGTGATGCAATGCCTATTCTCAGAGGAAGAACCCCAATCCAGGTCTACTCAGATTTCATGAGGAGTTTCCGTGACAGATTCAGTGATTATTTGGGCGAAGTTATTGTG GAAGTTCAAGTAGGAATGGGTCCTTGTGGGGAGCTCAGATATCCATCTTATCCAGAAAGCAATGGTACTTGGAGGTTTCCTGGAATAGGAGAATTCCAATGCTATGACAAG TATATGAGAGCTTCCTTGCAAGCATCAGCATCGGCTATTGGGAAGATGGACTGGGGAAAAAGTGGACCACATGATTCTGCCAAGTACAGCCAGTTCCCTGAAGAATCTGAGTTTTTCAGGAGAGATGGAACTTGGAACACCGGTTACGGCCAGTTCTTTCTTGAATGGTACTCCAAAAAACTGTTGGTTCATGGTGATGATATCCTGGCCGCCGCGCAAGGAGTATTCCGAGGAACTGGAGCAAAACTATCTGGGAAAATAGCAGGGATCCACTGGCATTACAATACAAGATCTCACGCAGCTGAATTGACTGCAGGATACTACAACACCAGACATCAGGATGGTTACCTTCCAATAGCACAGATGTTTGGTAGACACGATGCTGTGTTTAACTTCACCTGCATGGAAATGAAAGATGGAGAACAACCTGGACATGCAAATTGCTCACCAGAAGGCTTAGTACGACAAGTAAAAAGGGCTACTAAATTAGCAAGAGTTGAACTTGCAGGTGAGAATGCATTGGAAAGGTATGATCCCAGTGCATTTGGACAAGTTGTGGACACAAGCAGGTCAGATTCAGGTAATGCCTTATGCGCATTTACATATCTTAGAATGAACAAGAGATTATTTGAACCAGAGAACTGGAGGAACTTGGTGAACTTTGTAAGGAACATGTCTGAAGGTGGTCGGAACAAAAGAATTTGTGAGGAGTTTGACTTTACTGGAAGTGAGCTTTATGTCGGGTATGTCAAAGCCAACAGTGTCAACAAAGCAAAAGAGGCTGCTCTTGTGTAG
- the LOC133778027 gene encoding uncharacterized protein LOC133778027 isoform X1 → MLTRSVLGGSNEGRMGFGAAGTSQDHHDDGGGQSRRIDCENGLILGAQRNDYGSVVGFNLIPPSDPVNIGERESDLEYMYDQVNIDHIHQDKNLHMERGLHLETEDEVTHYWIMRNRKTMNLLLMLLQCLFG, encoded by the exons ATGCTTACTAGGTCAGTTTTAGGTGGAAGCAATGAAGGTAGAATGGGTTTTGGAGCTGCTGGTACTTCACAAGATCATCATGATGATGGTGGTGGCCAGAGCCGAAGGATTGATTGTGAAAATGGTCTCATTTTGGGGGCCCAGAGAAATGATTATGGGTCTGTTGTTGGCTTTAACTTGATCCCTCCATCTG ACCCAGTGAATATTGGTGAGCGTGAAAGTGATCTTGAATATATGTATGACCAAGTGAATATTGACCACATACACCAGGACAAGAATTTGCACATGGAAAGAGGATTGCATTTGGAAACTGAAGATGAAGTTACTCATTATTGGATAATGAGAAATAGGAAAACTATGAATTTATTATTGATGTTGTTGCAGTGTTTATTTGGCTGA
- the LOC133778027 gene encoding uncharacterized protein LOC133778027 isoform X2 yields the protein MGFGAAGTSQDHHDDGGGQSRRIDCENGLILGAQRNDYGSVVGFNLIPPSDPVNIGERESDLEYMYDQVNIDHIHQDKNLHMERGLHLETEDEVTHYWIMRNRKTMNLLLMLLQCLFG from the exons ATGGGTTTTGGAGCTGCTGGTACTTCACAAGATCATCATGATGATGGTGGTGGCCAGAGCCGAAGGATTGATTGTGAAAATGGTCTCATTTTGGGGGCCCAGAGAAATGATTATGGGTCTGTTGTTGGCTTTAACTTGATCCCTCCATCTG ACCCAGTGAATATTGGTGAGCGTGAAAGTGATCTTGAATATATGTATGACCAAGTGAATATTGACCACATACACCAGGACAAGAATTTGCACATGGAAAGAGGATTGCATTTGGAAACTGAAGATGAAGTTACTCATTATTGGATAATGAGAAATAGGAAAACTATGAATTTATTATTGATGTTGTTGCAGTGTTTATTTGGCTGA
- the LOC133778028 gene encoding uncharacterized protein LOC133778028 isoform X2: protein MNSSMSFKCFKEMTSKGKYANTTSDAFYRAKKVATEILEGSVKEQYAILEDYCNQIRATNPGSTAILKTRIEGDKRYFERVYICLQACKEGFNRGCRPLIGVDGCFLKGYCKGMLLAAIGIDAVNAMFPIAYAVVEKENKSSWTWFLELVKEDLQIQNPQSFCMLSDRQKGLEKALEKLFEGAEIRFCVRHLHANFKKDYPGLLLKQMLWAAARATTKEEWRRRMYDFKQISEPAYTWLSNKAPTEWTKSHFKEHVKCDMLCNNLCESFNAAIIGARDKTIIILLEKIRYWLMRRFCTKRESVKKWVHPVGKRILDIIEKNKKVARHCLPTMSTLTTFENPILPPPETSMPGRPKKSRRREVDEPPPGATKARRFGKANTCSNCKQPGHTMPTCKNAKVATEHLTYKKPGRPKKKNPKPESVKRRERENRQKARANGQYL, encoded by the exons ATGAATTCCAGCATGAGTTTCAAATGTTTTAAAGAGATGACTTCGAAGGGTAAATATGCAAATACAACCAGTGATGCATTCTACAGAGCAAAGAAAGTTGCTACAGAAATTCTTGAAGGGTCTGTGAAGGAGCAATATGCAATTCTAGAAGATTACTGTAACCAGATTCGAGCAACTAACCCTGGTTCTACTGCTATACTGAAAACTAGGATAGAAGGGGACAAGCGATACTTTGAAAGAGTTTATATTTGTCTACAGGCATGCAAAGAAGGATTCAACAGAGGATGTAGGCCATTGATTGGTGTAGATGGTTGCTTTCTTAAAGGCTATTGCAAGGGCATGTTGTTAGCAGCAATTGGAATTGATGCAGTCAATGCAATGTTCCCAATTGCTTATGCTGTAGTGGAGAAGGAGAACAAATCAAGTTGGACTTGGTTCCTTGAATTAGTGAAAGAGGATTTACAGATCCAGAATCCACAAAGCTTTTGTATGCTAAGTGACAGGCAAAAAGGCCTTGAAAAAGCTTTGGAGAAGTTATTTGAAGGTGCTGAAATTAGATTTTGTGTTAGGCATTTACATGCCAACTTCAAGAAAGATTACCCTGGTTTGCTACTTAAGCAAATGTTGTGGGCAGCAGCAAGGGCCACCACCAAAGAAGAATGGCGAAGGAGAATGTATGACTTCAAACAAATCAGCGAGCCTGCATACACTTGGTTGTCCAATAAGGCACCTACAGAGTGGACTAAGTCCCACTTCAAGGAGCATGTGAAGTGTGATATGCTTTGCAATAATCTCTGTGAGAGCTTCAATGCAGCAATAATAGGCGCTAGGGACAAGACTATTATAATCTTGTTGGAGAAAATAAGGTATTGGCTCATGCGCAGATTTTGTACCAAGAGGGAAAGTGTTAAAAAGTGGGTGCATCCGGTTGGCAAGAGGATCTTGGACATTATTGAGAAGAACAAAAAAGTGGCAAGGCATTGTCTCCCAACCATGTCCACCTTAACTACATTTGAG AATCCTATATTACCACCCCCAGAAACTTCAATGCCAGGAAGACCCAAAAAATCTAGGAGAAGAGAGGTGGATGAACCACCCCCCGGTGCCACTAAAGCAAGGAGATTTGGAAAGGCGAACACATGTAGCAATTGCAAGCAGCCTGGGCATACAATGCCAACTTGTAAAAATGCAAAAGTTGCTACTGAg CACTTGACATACAAGAAACCGGGGCGTCCGAAGAAGAAGAATCCCAAGCCAGAGTCAGTTAAAAGAAGGGAAAGGGAAAATAGGCAGAAAGCAAGAGCTAATGGCCAGTATTTATAG
- the LOC133778028 gene encoding uncharacterized protein LOC133778028 isoform X1, whose amino-acid sequence MNSSMSFKCFKEMTSKGKYANTTSDAFYRAKKVATEILEGSVKEQYAILEDYCNQIRATNPGSTAILKTRIEGDKRYFERVYICLQACKEGFNRGCRPLIGVDGCFLKGYCKGMLLAAIGIDAVNAMFPIAYAVVEKENKSSWTWFLELVKEDLQIQNPQSFCMLSDRQKGLEKALEKLFEGAEIRFCVRHLHANFKKDYPGLLLKQMLWAAARATTKEEWRRRMYDFKQISEPAYTWLSNKAPTEWTKSHFKEHVKCDMLCNNLCESFNAAIIGARDKTIIILLEKIRYWLMRRFCTKRESVKKWVHPVGKRILDIIEKNKKVARHCLPTMSTLTTFEVNFMNIEVFVVDLYKRTCACRSFQLNGIPCGHALACIWFSNLDVMNFIDDFYKKVAFEATYSGAIQPMSSPDKWSMTTQNPILPPPETSMPGRPKKSRRREVDEPPPGATKARRFGKANTCSNCKQPGHTMPTCKNAKVATEHLTYKKPGRPKKKNPKPESVKRRERENRQKARANGQYL is encoded by the exons ATGAATTCCAGCATGAGTTTCAAATGTTTTAAAGAGATGACTTCGAAGGGTAAATATGCAAATACAACCAGTGATGCATTCTACAGAGCAAAGAAAGTTGCTACAGAAATTCTTGAAGGGTCTGTGAAGGAGCAATATGCAATTCTAGAAGATTACTGTAACCAGATTCGAGCAACTAACCCTGGTTCTACTGCTATACTGAAAACTAGGATAGAAGGGGACAAGCGATACTTTGAAAGAGTTTATATTTGTCTACAGGCATGCAAAGAAGGATTCAACAGAGGATGTAGGCCATTGATTGGTGTAGATGGTTGCTTTCTTAAAGGCTATTGCAAGGGCATGTTGTTAGCAGCAATTGGAATTGATGCAGTCAATGCAATGTTCCCAATTGCTTATGCTGTAGTGGAGAAGGAGAACAAATCAAGTTGGACTTGGTTCCTTGAATTAGTGAAAGAGGATTTACAGATCCAGAATCCACAAAGCTTTTGTATGCTAAGTGACAGGCAAAAAGGCCTTGAAAAAGCTTTGGAGAAGTTATTTGAAGGTGCTGAAATTAGATTTTGTGTTAGGCATTTACATGCCAACTTCAAGAAAGATTACCCTGGTTTGCTACTTAAGCAAATGTTGTGGGCAGCAGCAAGGGCCACCACCAAAGAAGAATGGCGAAGGAGAATGTATGACTTCAAACAAATCAGCGAGCCTGCATACACTTGGTTGTCCAATAAGGCACCTACAGAGTGGACTAAGTCCCACTTCAAGGAGCATGTGAAGTGTGATATGCTTTGCAATAATCTCTGTGAGAGCTTCAATGCAGCAATAATAGGCGCTAGGGACAAGACTATTATAATCTTGTTGGAGAAAATAAGGTATTGGCTCATGCGCAGATTTTGTACCAAGAGGGAAAGTGTTAAAAAGTGGGTGCATCCGGTTGGCAAGAGGATCTTGGACATTATTGAGAAGAACAAAAAAGTGGCAAGGCATTGTCTCCCAACCATGTCCACCTTAACTACATTTGAGGTAAATTTCATGAACATTGAAGTCTTTGTTGTAGATTTGTACAAGCGAACTTGCGCATGTAGGAGTTTCCAATTGAATGGCATACCTTGTGGTCATGCACTAGCATGTATTTGGTTTAGCAACCTAGATGTCATGAATTTCATAGATGATTTCTACAAGAAGGTTGCATTTGAAGCAACCTATTCAGGAGCAATTCAACCAATGTCAAGTCCTGATAAATGGTCTATGACTACTCAGAATCCTATATTACCACCCCCAGAAACTTCAATGCCAGGAAGACCCAAAAAATCTAGGAGAAGAGAGGTGGATGAACCACCCCCCGGTGCCACTAAAGCAAGGAGATTTGGAAAGGCGAACACATGTAGCAATTGCAAGCAGCCTGGGCATACAATGCCAACTTGTAAAAATGCAAAAGTTGCTACTGAg CACTTGACATACAAGAAACCGGGGCGTCCGAAGAAGAAGAATCCCAAGCCAGAGTCAGTTAAAAGAAGGGAAAGGGAAAATAGGCAGAAAGCAAGAGCTAATGGCCAGTATTTATAG
- the LOC133778030 gene encoding uncharacterized protein LOC133778030 — protein MEKSFTLVQTVLTAGVFSAVSLWYGFMFGRESARKELGDVIENLRRGDQDQNPPPPHS, from the exons ATGGAGAAGAGCTTCACTCTAGTTCAGACGGTCCTCACTGCCGGAGTTTTCTCTGCCGTTTCCCTCTG GTATGGATTCATGTTCGGAAGAGAATCTGCTCGAAAAGAGCTCGGCGATGTGATTGAAAATCTTCGCCGTGGAGACCAAGACCAAAATCCTCCTCCGCCACATTCTTGA
- the LOC133779841 gene encoding uncharacterized protein LOC133779841, whose translation MAKLAQLLSLVSGRSTDVKSDTESDILPADYERGDQPSTPQAQTSVAASDADSPSVRVLQPEEAAGLEVVRKKCRPKCFDDFTDPTKKIKLDKQGLVAEPLRKCDPQQEKSFHKWIIGKIDNKRDRNVYTGTHSVAWFLQLHTVQTWLWDSHIDVALHMLRRRCHFYHAAFRQDAAIMNTTFPQVCLGRWNHFRETDTKYTWDDDVLRMLKGDDNQFLISWQNVSEVYFALHVEKTAHWIAIEVSIPTWCINIYDSNHSVLSPTLMEEAIKPWCLLLPLLLWCSGMFDDHEDLQVYPEQNAKPFSYCRIPPEECPQTKTRIDQS comes from the exons ATGGCTAAGTTGGCGCAGCTGCTTTCactggtctcaggtcgatccaccgacgtaaaatcagatacagagtctgatatcttgcctgcagactacgagcgcggtgatcaaccctccactccacaaGCCCAGACATCTGTAGCCGCCAGTGATGCTGATAGTCCCAGTGTGCGAGTACTGCAGCCcgaggaggcagctggccttgaagttgtcaggaagaaatGCAGGCCCAAgtgttttgatgacttcaccgacccaacaaagaagatcaaactagataaacaggggctagttgctgaaccactgaggaagtgtgacccacagcaggagaagagcttccataagtggatcatcgggaAGATCGACAATAAGAGAGACCGGAACGTGTATACTGGGACGCACagtgtggcatggttcttacagttgcacacagtccaaacttggctttgggattcg catattgatgtcgctttgcacatgctacgccgccgatgccacttttaccatgctgcatttcggcaggatgctgcgatcatgaacaccaccttcccccaggtgtgcctaggtcgttggaatcatttcagagagactgacactaagtatacatgggacgacgatgtgctgagaatgttgaagggcgatgataatcaattccttatatcatggcaaaatgtgagtgaagtatattttgccttgcacgtcgagaaaaccgcacattggatcgccattgaagtctccattccaacgtggtgcatcaacatttatgattccaaccatagcgtgctcagtcccactctgatggaggaagcgatcaagccttggtgcttattgttgcctttgttgttatggtgttctggcatgtttgacgaccatgaggaCCTCCAGGTATATCCTGAGCAGAATGCAAAGCCATTTTCTTATTGTCGTATTCCTCCAGAGGAGTGTCCgcagactaagacaag gatagatcagAGCTGA
- the LOC133778031 gene encoding phosphoribosylaminoimidazole-succinocarboxamide synthase, chloroplastic yields the protein MAQSMRGLNPPKTLKPNLQLHNHRVPSNPFFTPAKPISRKFPTTSLSVMAVRNQHQDQQQPLSLDTLVNSSRREELSGAIRTSLPNCLSETNLQLTVPGLKSKTRGKVRDIYDNGDYLVLVTTDRQSAFDRILASIPFKGQVLNETSLWWFDNTRHITPNAIVSSPDENVTIAKKCSVFPVEFVVRGFVTGSTETSLWTVYKKGVRNYCGNALSEGLVKNQKLPQNILTPTTKAADHDVPVTPDEIIKSGLMSQDDYEEASRKALSLFEYGQRVAQEHGLILVDTKYEFGKGRDGSTLLIDEVHTPDSSRYWIAHSYEECFRNGLEPENVDKEFLRLWFKDHCDPYKDKVLPDAPEELVCELAWRYIFLYETITKSEFKMPSTEEPIHDRISRKVALALSSLK from the exons ATGGCTCAGTCTATGAGAGGCTTAAACCCTCCCAAAACCCTGAAACCCAATCTCCAACTCCATAACCATCGTGTTCCTTCAAACCCTTTCTTCACTCCGGCCAAACCCATTTCCAGGAAGTTCCCAACCACCTCTCTCTCGGTTATGGCGGTCCGAAATCAACACCAAGACCAGCAGCAACCCTTGTCCCTTGATACGCTGGTTAACAGTTCTCGCAGAGAAGAGCTTTCCGGCGCCATCAGAACCTCCTTGCCGAACTGTTTATCCGAAACCAATTTGCAACTCACGGTTCCTGGCCTCAAATCCAAAACCAGAGGAAAG GTTAGAGATATTTATGACAATGGTGATTACCTTGTTTTAGTCACTACGGATCGGCAGAGTGCTTTTGACAGAATTCTTGCTTCCATACCATTCAAAGGCCAG GTTCTTAACGAAACAAGTTTGTGGTGGTTTGACAACACTCGACACATTACTCCCAATGCCATTGTGTCATCCCCAGATGAAAATGTAACAATTGCAAAAAAATGTTCTGTTTTTCCGGTTGAGTTTGTGG TTAGAGGTTTTGTAACTGGAAGCACTGAGACATCACTATGGACGGTCTATAAGAAAGGTGTTCGCAATTACTGTGGCAATGCACTTTCTGAAG GATTGGTAAAAAATCAAAAGCTTCCTCAAAATATCCTCACACCTACAACAAAGGCTGCAGATCATGATGTTCCTGTGACTCCAGATGAG ATTATTAAAAGTGGACTGATGAGTCAAGATGATTATGAGGAAGCAAGTAGGAAAGCATTGAGCTTGTTTGAATATGGACAA cGTGTGGCTCAGGAGCATGGCTTGATATTAGTTGACACCAAATATGAATTTGGAAAGGGACGTGATGGTTCCACTCTTTTGATCGATGAG GTTCATACACCCGATTCAAGCAGATATTGGATTGCACATTCTTATGAAGAATGCTTTCGGAATGGTCTAGAACCTGAAAATGTTGATAAG GAGTTCTTGAGGCTATGGTTCAAAGATCACTGTGATCCATACAAAGATAAG GTCCTCCCTGATGCTCCTGAAGAGCTTGTTTGTGAACTAGCTTGGCG ATATATTTTCTTATACGAGACGATAACAAAGTCAGAATTTAAAATGCCATCAACAGAG GAGCCCATACATGATCGAATATCTCGAAAAGTTGCACTGGCATTGTCATCTCTCAAGTAA